A stretch of DNA from Candidatus Dojkabacteria bacterium:
TCTTCTTCCTCTGCCCCCGTAAACGTATCAAACCACTTTATTCTCCTCTGGAACGGAGACGTAACAGATTTTCTACTTAATCGTTTCATATTTTTAGTTTTCTTGTTAAAGCATCCTTTAGACCAACAATAACAAAATATAACAAGGTTACGGCAATAACATTATACCAACCCCAGGTTAACTCGAAAAATGACATCATACTTACTCCGGAAATAACATAAACTATCCTTATAATTATAAAAAAAACTGCATAGCCGAATACTCCGAAAACCACAGTTTTAAGTATATCGTTTATAGATAAAAGACTTCTTAAACCTTCAATTATTAATAGTAAAGTACCAAGTGCCAGGAAATGAGTTCCAAAATAATATGAAAACAAAAGATCTTCAAAAAACGAGAGTAATAATAAAATCCCTATTGCCTGTTTATGAAACGCATTGTCGTCAACAAGCATTAAAACAACTGTCAGAACAAAAAGTGGTGAAATAGCCTTAAGCCCGATAGCATTAAGAATCCACAACAGCACCCATAACCCCAAGAATCGTATTGTCCAATATTTTGTAAACATTATCTTCTTTCTAAAATATATACGTATTCCAGATCGTCAATTGTGACATATTGTTCGATTTCGGCACTTTTAGTAGTAGCCGTTGGATCATCAATTACTCGGATAACCTCACCCACAATCAAAGTTATGGAAAGTTTTTCATCCCAAACAATTATTACATCACCTATTCCAATTGAATCTGACGGCAAGAGTTCTTCAATAAATAAACCATCCTTTTTCCCTCGAACAATTCCAACTTTCCTACTCCGCTGAACCTCGGAATACAAATTACTTGTCGAGCTATTTACTAATTCAACATTTGATGTATATGCATCCGCATCTTGAATATATCCAATCAAATTATTTCCGTAAACGACCACATTTCCATTTGACACACCATCGGCAGTTCCTTTATCAAGTTTTAACCCCCATCCAAGCACATTTGGCCCATACTTAACAATTCTAGCCTGTGTCGTTTGAACTGCACTACGTGAAAAGGAACCAATCTGCGATTTAAGTTCCTGATTCTCCTCAATTATATCTTCCAAAAGTGCAGTTTTTGCCTTAAGTTCAGATAATTCGTTACGACATTTTATATTTTCTTCCTTTAACCCAATCCAATAAACAATAGAATTTCCTATTGACCCAATCGTTTTACCAATATTATTAAGCTCAGTTTCGACAGGAACAACAAATTGACTTGCAAAATCATGAACAGAACTTAGATATCCGTTAATATCGGCAAAGACGACCAAAACTCCTGCAAAGATAACAGCCAAAAGATATGAAATTGTGGTGTCTTTCGATTTTTCTGACACTTCGTAAATTCTACTAAATAACGTCGGCCCATGAATCCTGGGCCTTTCTTAAAAGTTCGAGATCATCAAGCATTACTGCTGTTCCATCAACCACAGACGTCATAGGACTTTCCGGTATCCTAACGGGAATGTGTAAGTATTCAGAGAAAAACTTATCGAACCCTTCCAAAAGTGAGCCCCCACCAGTTAAAACGATTCCGTTTGCATAAAGGTCAGACACAAGTTCTGGAGGAGCCGCTTCAATTGCATCATGTGCAGCATCTGATATGATTTTTATTGACGACATTATTGCCTCACGGATTTCAACACTATTAACCTCAACCGACTTGGGAAGTCCTGTCATAAGATCACGACCCTGGATTGTTACGGATTTTTCTTCTTTAAGGGGATACGCAGATCCTATCTTTATTTTAACCTCTTCTGCAGTTCGCATGCCTATTAAAAGGTTGTATTTCTGTCTTACGTAATCGGTAACATTTTCATCCATTTCATCACCGGCAACACGTATTGTTTTGTC
This window harbors:
- a CDS encoding rod shape-determining protein MreC — translated: MSEKSKDTTISYLLAVIFAGVLVVFADINGYLSSVHDFASQFVVPVETELNNIGKTIGSIGNSIVYWIGLKEENIKCRNELSELKAKTALLEDIIEENQELKSQIGSFSRSAVQTTQARIVKYGPNVLGWGLKLDKGTADGVSNGNVVVYGNNLIGYIQDADAYTSNVELVNSSTSNLYSEVQRSRKVGIVRGKKDGLFIEELLPSDSIGIGDVIIVWDEKLSITLIVGEVIRVIDDPTATTKSAEIEQYVTIDDLEYVYILERR